In Nitrospirota bacterium, a single window of DNA contains:
- a CDS encoding carbohydrate ABC transporter permease: MIKRVGFYVLLILVVIYCSGPLLWQFITSLKPDSELTRIPPVFPESLTIRHYISIFEGHPFLRIILNSAIVASFTTISSLIIGSLCAFGLAKLKVRYKALILGFVLSVSMFPPIATVSPLYIIIRALGLRDTWWSLIITYTTFSLPLSIWILTNFFREIPDEIYLAARVDGCSPFQVFYRIMFPLSAPGIFTTAILVFIFSWNEFLFALTFTSTPASRTIPVGIALFPGLHEIPWGDIAAASVVVTIPLIILVFAFQRRIIEGLTAGAVKG, translated from the coding sequence ATGATAAAACGGGTAGGTTTTTATGTTTTGTTGATTTTAGTAGTTATATATTGTTCTGGTCCGCTTCTATGGCAATTCATCACAAGCCTAAAACCTGATTCTGAACTAACGAGGATACCTCCTGTGTTTCCAGAAAGTCTTACCATAAGACATTACATCTCTATCTTTGAGGGGCATCCTTTCTTAAGGATTATTTTAAATAGTGCAATTGTTGCATCATTTACCACTATTTCATCACTCATTATCGGCTCTCTCTGTGCCTTTGGACTTGCAAAACTAAAGGTAAGATATAAAGCCTTAATTCTCGGTTTTGTCTTATCGGTTTCTATGTTTCCGCCCATCGCAACAGTAAGCCCTCTTTATATTATCATCCGTGCCCTTGGTCTGCGAGACACATGGTGGTCGCTTATAATCACTTACACAACCTTTTCCCTTCCCCTCTCCATATGGATACTGACAAACTTTTTCAGGGAGATACCTGATGAGATCTATCTTGCGGCAAGGGTGGATGGATGCAGTCCATTTCAGGTATTTTATAGAATAATGTTCCCTTTATCAGCACCCGGGATATTTACAACTGCAATACTTGTATTTATCTTTTCATGGAATGAGTTTCTATTTGCATTAACCTTTACATCTACGCCTGCATCAAGGACGATACCAGTTGGCATAGCACTATTCCCAGGTCTCCATGAGATCCCCTGGGGTGACATTGCAGCAGCCTCTGTGGTCGTGACCATTCCCCTCATAATTCTCGTCTTCGCATTTCAGAGGAGGATTATTGAAGGTCTGACGGCTGGAGCAGTAAAGGGGTAA
- a CDS encoding sugar ABC transporter permease, whose product MRNGEGGNRFVIPALILLSFVTIYPIIYVFYLSIHRKLLIFDISRFVGFENYLFLLKDDRFWNALKNTAYFTGVSVSLELLFGLYIALLLNMSFRLKGLIRAIVLIPWAIPTVVSARMWEWIYNTDFGILNYIVGTKINWLGSPFWAMNAAVFMDVWKTTPFVAILLMAGLQVIPRELYQAARVDGAGNWATFRRITLPLLKPVILVVLIFRTLDAFRVFDAIYVLTGGGPANTTETLSIYAYKVLFQTLQFGYGSTLSVIVFLCIGCISIFYIRILSRGMNRRSRSK is encoded by the coding sequence ATGAGAAACGGTGAAGGCGGAAACAGGTTTGTAATTCCAGCCCTTATTTTATTGTCTTTTGTTACAATTTATCCAATCATTTATGTCTTTTATCTGAGTATTCACAGGAAACTTCTCATCTTTGATATTTCAAGGTTTGTTGGATTTGAGAATTATCTTTTTCTTTTAAAAGATGATAGATTCTGGAATGCCTTGAAGAATACGGCATATTTTACAGGAGTATCCGTCTCACTGGAATTGTTGTTTGGTCTTTATATTGCCTTGCTTTTAAATATGTCCTTCAGGTTGAAAGGGCTGATCAGGGCCATTGTCCTTATCCCATGGGCTATCCCAACGGTTGTGTCTGCAAGGATGTGGGAATGGATTTACAATACGGATTTTGGAATATTGAACTACATTGTTGGTACGAAGATAAACTGGCTTGGTAGCCCTTTCTGGGCAATGAATGCTGCTGTGTTTATGGATGTATGGAAGACAACGCCATTTGTTGCGATCCTTCTCATGGCAGGACTGCAGGTTATACCGCGGGAACTCTATCAGGCGGCAAGGGTTGATGGTGCAGGGAATTGGGCAACTTTCAGACGGATTACACTGCCTCTGCTAAAGCCTGTAATCCTTGTTGTGCTAATCTTTAGAACCCTTGATGCTTTCAGGGTCTTTGATGCTATTTATGTCTTGACAGGTGGAGGACCTGCAAATACTACAGAGACACTATCTATATACGCCTATAAGGTGCTATTTCAAACACTTCAATTTGGCTATGGTTCGACATTGTCAGTAATAGTCTTTTTATGTATAGGATGTATCAGCATTTTTTACATAAGGATTCTGAGCAGAGGAATGAATCGAAGATCGCGGAGCAAATGA